GGAAAATTAGGCGCAGTCGTTGTCGATCCTTACGGAAATGCCCCTCTCACCGCGCTGGTGGAATTAGATAGCCATATTATTTCAGACGTTAAAGTTACTGTACATGGCAAAGGGGAAAAAGGCGTTCCTGTTACTTATACCGTTGGGAAAGAGTCTTTAGAAACCTATGACGGTATTCCTATTTTTGGCCTTTATCAGAAATTTGCCAACAACGTCACGGTAGAATATAAAGAAAACGGCAAAGCCATGAAGGATGACTATGTGGTGCAGACGTCCGCCATCGTCAACCATTATATGGATAACCGTTCTATTTCAGATCTCCAGCAAACGAAAGTTATTAAAGTTGCGCCAGGATTTGAAGATCGCCTTTATCTGGTAAATACCCATACCTTTACGCCGCAGGGCGCTGAATTTCACTGGCACGGCGAAAAAGATAAAAATGCGGGCATTCTTGATGCCGGCCCGGCGGGCGGGGCTTTGCCTTTCGATATCGCCCCTTATACGTTTGTGGTCGACACCCAGGGTGAATATCGCTGGTGGCTGGATCAAGATACCTTCTACGACGGCCACGATATGAATATCAACAAACGCGGCTACCTGATGGGTATTCGTGAAACGCCTCGCGGCACCTTTACCGCGGTGCAGGGCCAACACTGGTACGAGTTTGACATGATGGGGCAAATTCTTGCCGATCATAAACTGCCGCGCGGGTTCCTGGATGCGTCTCATGAATCCATCGAAACCGTGAACGGCACCGTACTGCTGCGCGTCGGCAAACGAGTTACCGCAAAGAAGACGGCATACATGTTCATACTATTCGTGACCAAATCATTGAGGTCGATAAGTCTGGCCGCGTAGTAGACGTTTGGGATTTAACCAAAATCCTCGACCCTATGCGTGATGCGCTGCTCGGCGCGCTGGATGCGGGCGCAGTATGCGTGAACGTCGATCTGGCCCATGCCGGACAGCAGGCGAAACTTGAACCGGATACGCCGTATGGCGATGCGCTTGGCGTTGGTGCCGGTCGTAACTGGGCGCACGTCAACTCTATCGCTTATGACGCGAAAGACGACTCCATCATCCTTTCTTCCCGCCATCAGGGTATTGTAAAAATTGGTCGCGATAAGCAGGTGAAATGGATACTGGCACCGTCTAAAGGCTGGAATAAGCAGCTAGCCAGTAAATTGCTGAAACCGGTAGACGATCATGGTAAGCCGTTGACCTGTGACGAAAACGGCAAGTGTAAGGACACCGATTTCGATTTCACCTATACCCAACATACGGCATGGCTTTCCAGCAAAGGCACGTTAACGGTCTTTGATAACGGCGATGGTCGCGGCCTGGAGCAACCGGCTCTACCGACCATGAAATATTCCCGTTTTGTCGAATATAAGATCGATGAGAAGAAAGGCACCGTACAACAAGTTTGGGAATACGGTAAAGAACGTGGATATGATTTCTATAGTCCTATTACCTCGGTTGTTGAATATCAAAAAGACCGCGACACCATGTTCGGCTTTGGCGGTTCTATTAACCTGTTCGACGTTGGTAAACCCACAGTCGGCAAACTGAATGAGATTGACTATAAAACGAAAGAAGTGAAAGTTGAAATTGATGTGCTGTCGGATAAACCCAACCAGACTCACTATCGTGCATTACTGGTTCATCCAACGCAAATGTTTAAATAAATAACGGGAAGGAATTAATATGTCATCTAAATGGATTACCTCTTTATTTAAAAGCGTAGTATTAACCGCAGCATTGGTCACTCCTTTTGCGGCATCGGCTTTTACCGAGGGCACAGATTATATGGTTCTGGAGAAACCGATTCCTAATGCGGATAAAACGCTGATTAAGGTATTTAGCTACGCCTGCCCTTTCTGCTACAAATATGACAAAGCCGTAACAGGTCCGGTTTCTGATAAAGTAGCCGATCTCGTTACGTTCACTCCGTTCCACCTGGAAACAAAAGGCGAATATGGCAAACAGGCCAGCGAAGTATTTGCAGTCCTGATCGCCAAAGATAAAGCTGCCGGGATTTCGTTATTTGATGCTAAATCACAATTCAAAAAAGCGAAGTTCGCCTGGTATGCGGCTTACCATGATAAGAAAGAGCGCTGGTCAGATGGGAAAGATCCGGCGGCATTTATTAAAACCGGGCTGGACGCCGCAGGCATGAGCCAGGCTGATTTTGAAGCGGCGCTGAAAGATCCTGCCGTTCAGGAGACGCTGGAAAAATGGAAAGCCGCCTATGACGTTGCCAAAATTCAGGGTGTTCCGGCTTACGTCGTCAACGGCAAGTACCTTATCTATACCAAAAACATCAAATCCATCGATTCTATGGCTGAACTCGTTCGGGAACTGGCCACTAAAAAATAAGCAGGGAAACGATTATGGATTTTATTAAGGGATTATGGCGAGACCTACGCGCAAGACCAGTGGATACGCTGGTGAGATGGCAGGAACAGCGCTTTCTGTGGCTGTTAATGGCCATCGCGATGGGAGGATTAATTATCCTGGCGCACTCGTTCTTCCAAATCTACCTCTACATGGCACCGTGCGAGCAGTGTGTTTACATCCGTTACGCGATGTTTGTGATGGTAATTGGCGGGGTGATTGCGGCGATAAATCCCAAAAATATCGTGCTGAAGCTGATTGGCTGCATCGCGGCGTTTTATGGCAGCATTATGGGCATTAAGTTTTCTATTAAGCTTAATGGTATCCATCATGCGGTACATAATGCGGACCCCGATTCACTTTTTGGCGTGCAAGGATGTTCGACTGACCCGACCTTTCCTTTCAACTTACCGTTGGCGGAATGGGCACCGGAGTGGTTTAAACCTACCGGAGACTGCGGTTATGACGCGCCTATCGTCCCTGATGGCGTAACGCTCAGTAGCGTACAGCAGTGGTTTGTCGATCTCTACCAGCAGTCCGAAGGCTGGTATCTGCTTCCGCCCTGGCACTTTATGAACATGGCGCAGGCATGTATGTTGGCCTTTGGGTTGTGCCTGATTCTGCTGCTGGTGATGAGCGGCGCCTGGGCATTGAAACTGGCCAGAGGCAAATAACCTGAATAGATAAACCAAAGCAGAGGTCTGCATTCAGGCCTCTGCTTTTCTCACAATAATTTTACCATTCAGCTTATTCGTCGTTCTTTGAAACTGAACGATATGGCACCGAAGGAATACAAAAAAGCCGATGACATCTCATCGGCTTTTTTCAACCATGATCCGTTCGATCAGCTGGCTTTGCGCTCATGCGCCTGGCGGTAAGCCACCAGATCTTCAATCGTGACTACCGCCATATTATGCTGGCCTGCAAACGCGATACACTCCGGCGCGCGCGCCATCGTCCCATCGTCGTTAGTCAACTCGCACAGTACACCTGCAGGTTTAAAACCGGCCAGCGTCATCAGATCGATGGTCGCCTCCGTATGACCGCCGCGCGTCAGCACGCCGCCCGCCTGAGCGCGCAGTGGGAAAACGTGCCCCGGACGGTTAAGATCGGACGGTTTTGCGCCATCCTTAATTGCCGCACGCACCGTAGTGACACGGTCAGCGGCGGAAACGCCGGTGGTCACGCCTTCTGCGGCTTCAATGGTCACGGTAAAACCGGTGCCGTAGGCGCTGGTGTTGTTTTCCACCATCATTGGCAAGTCGAGCTGCTTACGACGGTCTTCAGTAATACACAGGCAAACAATACCGCTACCGTGACGAATGGTTAACGCCATCTGTTCTACGGTCATCGTCTCTGCGGGGAAAATCATATCGCCTTCGTTTTCACGATCTTCATCATCAAGCACCATCACACCGCGTCCTTCACGCAGCGCATCCAGTGCAAGTTCAACACGTTCAAAAGGCGTACCAAAAGAGGAAAGTAGCGTCTGATTCATGGTAAAAAAACCTCATTAATATTATGGTTACCAGAATCAGGGCAGTCTTAGGAGTGCCGACAAGCGGCAAAAAAATAACGTGAGCGGGTCCATGCCCGACTGGATCGTTACCCTCTCCCATCCGGACTTTAACCGTCGGCCCCGGAATTACACCGGATCTGCTGACCTTTTCGCTATGGCAAAAAGCGCTCGCGGGCTTTCAACCTGCTCTCCGCGTTCCGTCACGGCGCGCCGTGATGAGAAATGCGTTAAACATCGCTGATTTACCGCCGGTGGGGAATTTCGCCCCGCCCTGAGAATAAGCGGGTTAACTATAACGCTATTGATTACCTTCATCAACGCCTTTACTCCGTATGACGTCACACAATTCTGGTTTATGGCGTCCACATATCGCACTACAATAAGAGCTAACACTTACCAGTTCAGGGAAACCACAATGATTGACCCGAAAAAAATTGAGCAAATCGCACGCCAGGTTCATGAGTCAATGCCGAAAGGTATTCGCGAGTTCGGGGAAGATATCG
This DNA window, taken from Salmonella enterica subsp. enterica serovar Typhimurium str. LT2, encodes the following:
- a CDS encoding putative arylsulfate sulfotransferase, giving the protein MFDQYRKTILAGAVALTCGLTAASTFAAGFQPAQPAGKLGAVVVDPYGNAPLTALVELDSHIISDVKVTVHGKGEKGVPVTYTVGKESLETYDGIPIFGLYQKFANNVTVEYKENGKAMKDDYVVQTSAIVNHYMDNRSISDLQQTKVIKVAPGFEDRLYLVNTHTFTPQGAEFHWHGEKDKNAGILDAGPAGGALPFDIAPYTFVVDTQGEYRWWLDQDTFYDGHDMNINKRGYLMGIRETPRGTFTAVQGQHWYEFDMMGQILADHKLPRGFLDASHESIETVNGTVLLRVGKRVTAKKTAYMFILFVTKSLRSISLAA
- a CDS encoding putative arylsulfate sulfotransferase, whose protein sequence is MRDALLGALDAGAVCVNVDLAHAGQQAKLEPDTPYGDALGVGAGRNWAHVNSIAYDAKDDSIILSSRHQGIVKIGRDKQVKWILAPSKGWNKQLASKLLKPVDDHGKPLTCDENGKCKDTDFDFTYTQHTAWLSSKGTLTVFDNGDGRGLEQPALPTMKYSRFVEYKIDEKKGTVQQVWEYGKERGYDFYSPITSVVEYQKDRDTMFGFGGSINLFDVGKPTVGKLNEIDYKTKEVKVEIDVLSDKPNQTHYRALLVHPTQMFK
- a CDS encoding putative thiol-disulfide isomerase and thioredoxin, which encodes MSSKWITSLFKSVVLTAALVTPFAASAFTEGTDYMVLEKPIPNADKTLIKVFSYACPFCYKYDKAVTGPVSDKVADLVTFTPFHLETKGEYGKQASEVFAVLIAKDKAAGISLFDAKSQFKKAKFAWYAAYHDKKERWSDGKDPAAFIKTGLDAAGMSQADFEAALKDPAVQETLEKWKAAYDVAKIQGVPAYVVNGKYLIYTKNIKSIDSMAELVRELATKK
- a CDS encoding putative disulfide isomerase, with amino-acid sequence MDFIKGLWRDLRARPVDTLVRWQEQRFLWLLMAIAMGGLIILAHSFFQIYLYMAPCEQCVYIRYAMFVMVIGGVIAAINPKNIVLKLIGCIAAFYGSIMGIKFSIKLNGIHHAVHNADPDSLFGVQGCSTDPTFPFNLPLAEWAPEWFKPTGDCGYDAPIVPDGVTLSSVQQWFVDLYQQSEGWYLLPPWHFMNMAQACMLAFGLCLILLLVMSGAWALKLARGK
- the ribB gene encoding 3,4 dihydroxy-2-butanone-4-phosphate synthase (similar to E. coli 3,4 dihydroxy-2-butanone-4-phosphate synthase (AAC76077.1); Blastp hit to AAC76077.1 (217 aa), 96% identity in aa 1 - 217), producing the protein MNQTLLSSFGTPFERVELALDALREGRGVMVLDDEDRENEGDMIFPAETMTVEQMALTIRHGSGIVCLCITEDRRKQLDLPMMVENNTSAYGTGFTVTIEAAEGVTTGVSAADRVTTVRAAIKDGAKPSDLNRPGHVFPLRAQAGGVLTRGGHTEATIDLMTLAGFKPAGVLCELTNDDGTMARAPECIAFAGQHNMAVVTIEDLVAYRQAHERKAS